Proteins from one Loktanella sp. M215 genomic window:
- a CDS encoding SspB family protein codes for MSRTIDYGNLMHRAMRSLIQNVLTDIQKAGQLPGAHHFFITFDTQHPDVEIADWLSDRYPGEMTIVIQHWFDNLEVTDEGFSITLNFGNAPEPLYIPYDAIKTFVDPSVEFGLRFETQPGEDDDEDIEAPMDEMVEDDDDAPRKDAEVVSLDKFRK; via the coding sequence ATGTCGCGCACCATCGACTATGGAAACCTGATGCACCGCGCCATGCGGAGCCTGATCCAGAACGTCCTGACCGACATTCAAAAGGCCGGGCAACTGCCCGGGGCACATCACTTTTTCATCACCTTCGACACCCAGCACCCGGACGTCGAAATCGCCGACTGGCTGTCCGACCGCTATCCGGGAGAGATGACGATCGTCATCCAGCACTGGTTCGATAACCTTGAAGTGACCGACGAGGGATTCTCGATCACGCTGAACTTCGGCAACGCGCCAGAGCCGCTTTACATCCCCTACGACGCCATCAAGACCTTCGTCGATCCAAGCGTGGAATTCGGCCTGCGGTTCGAAACCCAGCCCGGCGAGGACGACGACGAGGACATCGAGGCACCGATGGACGAAATGGTCGAGGACGACGACGACGCGCCCCGCAAGGACGCCGAGGTCGTCAGCCTCGATAAATTCCGCAAATAA
- a CDS encoding branched-chain amino acid ABC transporter permease yields the protein MTDRVRTALFAGFVALLILGTGFLDNWNLALVILNYGLISAIMALGVNLQWGLAGLFNVGIMGFVALGGLASVLISMPPVAEAWSAGGGRTLLGLAIGAAVIVALVTVYKRMTRGRTRNIVMLVLMIAGFFAFRSVFDGGVAAIEAVNPSLTGYLGGLNFGGDAGRDWWWMPIIAWPVGGLLAAGAAWAIGKTALGLRSDYLAIATLGIAEIIIAVLKNENWMSRGVLNVTGLPRPVPYETDLQADPAFVTAAADLGIDPTTASTLAVKLAYAGLFAVFLIVLLILAQRALHSPWGRMMRAIRDNEVAAEAMGKDVTRRHLQVFVIGSAICGLAGAMMTTLDGQMTPAAYQPLRFTFLVWVMVIVGGSGNNIGAALGGLLIWWLWVAVGEYGPDLMIWATSALHADSALKASLIDSAPQMRFIVMGTVLLLILRFSPRGILPEK from the coding sequence ATGACCGACCGTGTCCGCACCGCACTTTTCGCGGGGTTTGTTGCCTTGCTGATCCTTGGCACCGGGTTTCTAGACAATTGGAACCTGGCACTGGTGATCCTGAACTACGGTCTGATCTCGGCCATCATGGCGCTGGGGGTGAACCTGCAATGGGGCCTCGCGGGGCTGTTCAACGTGGGCATCATGGGGTTCGTGGCCCTTGGAGGTCTGGCGTCCGTCCTGATCTCGATGCCGCCCGTGGCAGAGGCGTGGTCCGCCGGCGGCGGGCGCACCTTGCTGGGCCTCGCCATCGGGGCGGCGGTGATCGTGGCGCTGGTGACGGTCTACAAGCGCATGACGCGCGGCCGGACCCGCAACATCGTCATGCTGGTCCTGATGATCGCCGGGTTCTTTGCCTTTCGCAGCGTCTTCGACGGCGGTGTCGCGGCGATCGAGGCGGTCAATCCGTCCCTGACCGGCTACCTTGGCGGGTTGAACTTCGGTGGCGACGCGGGCCGTGACTGGTGGTGGATGCCGATCATCGCATGGCCCGTCGGTGGTTTGCTGGCCGCAGGCGCCGCCTGGGCCATCGGCAAGACGGCGCTGGGGCTGCGGTCGGACTATCTGGCCATCGCGACGCTGGGCATCGCGGAAATCATCATCGCCGTTTTGAAGAATGAAAACTGGATGTCACGGGGCGTTCTGAACGTGACCGGCCTGCCCCGGCCCGTCCCTTACGAGACGGACCTGCAGGCCGATCCGGCCTTTGTCACCGCGGCTGCGGACCTTGGGATCGACCCCACGACGGCCTCGACCCTTGCGGTGAAACTTGCCTATGCGGGCCTCTTCGCCGTGTTCCTGATCGTGCTGCTGATCCTCGCGCAGCGCGCCCTGCATTCCCCTTGGGGCCGCATGATGCGCGCGATCCGCGACAACGAGGTCGCGGCAGAGGCGATGGGCAAGGACGTGACCCGCCGCCACCTGCAGGTCTTCGTCATCGGCTCGGCGATCTGCGGGCTGGCGGGGGCGATGATGACGACGCTGGACGGGCAGATGACGCCCGCCGCTTACCAGCCGCTGCGGTTCACCTTTCTGGTCTGGGTCATGGTGATCGTCGGCGGGTCCGGCAACAACATCGGTGCGGCCCTTGGCGGTCTGTTGATCTGGTGGCTGTGGGTCGCGGTCGGCGAATACGGGCCGGACCTGATGATCTGGGCGACCTCTGCCCTGCACGCCGACAGCGCGCTAAAGGCCAGCCTGATCGATTCCGCGCCGCAGATGCGGTTCATCGTGATGGGGACGGTTTTGCTGCTGATCCTGCGGTTCAGCCCGCGCGGCATCTTGCCCGAAAAGTAG
- a CDS encoding ribbon-helix-helix domain-containing protein has translation MTPSVSARPVKHSLTLRGHRTSVSLEDAFWQAFRDLAARQDMTINALASQIDADRGDVGLASAIRVHVLRDLQGMP, from the coding sequence ATGACACCGTCGGTTTCCGCGCGCCCGGTCAAGCATTCGCTGACCCTGCGCGGGCACCGCACCTCTGTCTCGCTCGAAGATGCCTTCTGGCAGGCCTTCCGCGATCTGGCCGCCCGTCAGGACATGACGATCAACGCCCTCGCCAGCCAGATCGACGCGGATCGCGGCGATGTGGGCCTTGCCTCTGCCATCCGGGTGCATGTGCTGCGCGACTTGCAGGGGATGCCTTAG
- the pssA gene encoding CDP-diacylglycerol--serine O-phosphatidyltransferase, translating into MARAPRRDVALLQLLPNALTITAIGAGLSAIRAAVEHDFKTAALLILFAALLDGIDGRVARMLGSHSKVGAELDSLADFVNFGVAAPLMLYFWALQDYRKIGWIAVLIFAVCCVLRLARFNVDAKSETPGPKADHFVGVPSPAGAMLVLLPMFTSFAFANAAVLPDPVLCLYMAAIGLLMISGIKTASFKSARIAPGNVRYALLGVVVLIAAVLTYPWITLVALCVAYIVAVVWGAIRRKT; encoded by the coding sequence GTGGCCCGCGCCCCCCGCCGCGATGTCGCCCTGCTGCAACTGCTGCCGAACGCGCTGACGATCACGGCCATCGGTGCGGGGCTGTCGGCGATCCGCGCCGCGGTCGAGCATGACTTCAAGACCGCCGCCCTGCTGATCCTCTTTGCGGCCCTGCTGGACGGGATCGACGGGCGCGTGGCGCGGATGTTGGGCAGCCATTCCAAGGTGGGTGCCGAACTCGACTCACTCGCGGATTTCGTCAACTTCGGCGTGGCCGCCCCCCTGATGCTGTATTTCTGGGCCTTGCAGGACTACCGCAAGATCGGCTGGATCGCGGTGCTGATCTTTGCCGTCTGCTGCGTGCTGCGCCTCGCCCGTTTCAACGTCGATGCGAAATCGGAAACACCGGGACCCAAGGCCGACCACTTCGTCGGCGTGCCCTCGCCCGCCGGTGCCATGCTGGTGCTGCTGCCGATGTTCACCTCCTTCGCCTTTGCCAATGCGGCGGTCCTGCCGGACCCGGTCCTGTGCCTTTACATGGCCGCGATTGGCCTGCTGATGATCAGCGGGATCAAGACCGCATCCTTCAAATCCGCGCGCATCGCACCGGGCAACGTGCGCTACGCCCTGCTGGGCGTCGTCGTGCTGATTGCCGCGGTACTGACGTATCCGTGGATCACTTTGGTCGCCCTGTGCGTTGCTTATATCGTTGCGGTTGTATGGGGTGCCATTCGCCGCAAGACCTGA
- a CDS encoding DUF1194 domain-containing protein, giving the protein MKARVFGLLACLGAPGAAVACDTALMLTIDVSNSVDVAEYRLQAEGLADALTDPDITDALVRGQSALSVVQWSGVDRQSVTVPWTRIRTALDVARLSDAARLMPRAYTLSGTAPAEAILFSLSNFAPVMDCTRRIIDISGDGTPNTGGDVAAARRQAERDGITINAIAIESLGQAITNFYARQVVTRDGFVMTARMHRDYPRAIRAKILRELTRVIS; this is encoded by the coding sequence ATGAAGGCGCGCGTCTTCGGTCTGCTGGCCTGTCTGGGCGCGCCGGGGGCGGCCGTGGCCTGCGACACCGCCTTGATGCTGACCATCGACGTGTCGAACTCCGTCGACGTCGCCGAATATCGGCTGCAGGCCGAGGGGCTTGCCGACGCCCTGACCGATCCCGATATCACCGACGCGCTGGTGCGCGGGCAATCGGCGCTGTCCGTGGTGCAATGGTCCGGCGTGGACCGCCAAAGCGTCACGGTTCCCTGGACCCGCATCCGCACGGCGCTGGACGTGGCGCGCCTGTCGGATGCGGCCCGGCTGATGCCGCGTGCCTATACCCTCTCCGGCACCGCCCCGGCCGAAGCGATCCTGTTTTCGTTGTCGAACTTTGCCCCCGTGATGGACTGCACCCGGCGCATCATCGACATCTCCGGCGACGGCACGCCCAACACCGGCGGCGACGTGGCCGCCGCCCGCCGTCAGGCAGAGCGTGACGGGATCACGATCAACGCCATCGCCATCGAATCGCTGGGTCAGGCGATCACCAATTTCTATGCCCGCCAAGTCGTCACCCGCGACGGTTTCGTCATGACCGCCCGCATGCACCGCGACTATCCCCGCGCGATCCGGGCCAAGATCCTGCGCGAACTCACACGGGTCATCAGCTGA
- a CDS encoding class I SAM-dependent methyltransferase produces the protein MDITAVEKSYARWAPVYDHTFGRITAMARRRTVNHILQHGGNVLEVGVGTGLALPLYDDRVAVTGIDYSADMLGKARKRVRQDGLTHVRELRQMDARDLDFPDNHFDTVAAMHVLSVVPEPERVMQEIARVCKPGGQVVIANHFQRETGVMARIERLFAPLENQLGWHSDFPLSTVLSDPRLSVVVQKSLPPLGLMTFLVLQKAHD, from the coding sequence TTGGACATCACCGCCGTCGAGAAAAGCTATGCCCGCTGGGCGCCGGTTTATGATCACACCTTCGGGCGGATCACCGCGATGGCGCGGCGGCGCACGGTCAATCACATCCTGCAGCACGGCGGCAACGTGCTGGAGGTCGGCGTGGGCACCGGCCTTGCCCTGCCGCTGTATGACGACCGGGTGGCCGTCACCGGCATCGACTACAGCGCGGACATGCTGGGCAAGGCGCGCAAGCGCGTGCGGCAGGACGGTCTGACCCATGTGCGCGAGTTGCGCCAGATGGATGCACGCGACCTCGACTTTCCCGACAACCACTTCGACACCGTCGCCGCCATGCACGTCCTGTCCGTCGTGCCGGAACCAGAGCGTGTGATGCAAGAGATCGCCCGCGTCTGCAAACCCGGCGGGCAGGTCGTCATCGCCAACCATTTCCAGCGAGAGACCGGCGTCATGGCAAGGATCGAGCGGTTGTTCGCACCGCTGGAAAACCAGCTGGGCTGGCATTCGGATTTTCCCCTGTCCACCGTGCTGTCGGACCCGCGCCTGAGCGTCGTCGTGCAGAAAAGCCTGCCGCCCCTTGGCCTGATGACCTTCCTCGTGCTGCAAAAGGCCCACGACTGA
- a CDS encoding DUF4169 family protein, whose product MTDNTPINLNRARKARDRAADKAEADVNAVKFGRTKAERLLDAARADKARSALDQAKFEE is encoded by the coding sequence ATGACCGACAACACGCCGATCAACCTCAACCGCGCGCGCAAGGCCCGCGACCGCGCCGCCGACAAGGCCGAGGCGGACGTGAACGCAGTCAAGTTCGGCCGCACCAAGGCCGAACGCCTGCTGGACGCCGCCCGCGCCGACAAGGCGCGGTCTGCACTCGATCAGGCAAAGTTCGAGGAATGA
- the fumC gene encoding class II fumarate hydratase, whose translation MTDQRSETDSFGPIDVPADRYWGAQTQRSLENFPIGWEKQPVAIVRGLGVIKQACATANMARGKLDAKVGDAIVAAAKEVVAGKLDDHFPLVVWQTGSGTQSNMNANEVISNRAIEMLGGTIGSKDPVHPNDHCNMGQSSNDTFPTAMHIAVARTAHDVTLPGLEHLHKALQAKVDEFDDIIKIGRTHTMDATPLTLGQEFSGYTQQVAMGIRRIKAALPAIYELAQGGTAVGTGLNTPKGWGETVAKEIAEITGLPFVTAPNKFEALAAHDGLVEISGAIKTAAVSIYKIACDIRMLGSGPRCGLGELILPENEPGSSIMPGKVNPTQVEAITQVCAHIMGNDAAVGFAGSQGHFELNVMKPMMAYNVLQSLQLLGDAAMAFTDNCVVGIKADRTRIEKLMRESLMLVTALAPTIGYDNATTVAKTAHKNGTTLKEEAIALGFVDAETFDRVVRPEDMIGPK comes from the coding sequence ATGACCGACCAACGCAGCGAAACCGACAGCTTCGGCCCTATCGACGTGCCCGCAGACCGCTATTGGGGCGCGCAAACCCAGCGCAGTCTGGAAAACTTTCCCATCGGCTGGGAAAAGCAGCCCGTGGCCATCGTGCGCGGTCTTGGCGTCATCAAGCAGGCCTGTGCCACCGCCAACATGGCGCGCGGCAAGCTGGACGCAAAGGTCGGTGACGCCATCGTCGCCGCAGCGAAAGAGGTGGTCGCAGGCAAGCTGGACGATCATTTCCCGCTGGTGGTCTGGCAGACCGGCTCCGGCACCCAGTCGAACATGAACGCGAACGAGGTGATCAGCAATCGCGCAATAGAGATGCTGGGCGGCACCATCGGGTCCAAGGATCCGGTCCACCCGAACGATCATTGCAACATGGGCCAGTCGTCCAACGACACCTTCCCGACTGCGATGCACATCGCCGTCGCGCGCACCGCCCACGACGTGACCCTGCCAGGGCTGGAGCATCTGCACAAAGCCCTGCAGGCCAAGGTCGATGAATTCGACGACATCATCAAGATCGGCCGCACCCACACGATGGACGCGACGCCGCTGACCCTGGGGCAGGAATTTTCCGGCTACACCCAGCAGGTCGCCATGGGCATCCGTCGGATCAAAGCCGCCCTGCCCGCGATCTATGAACTCGCCCAAGGCGGCACCGCCGTCGGCACCGGGCTGAACACGCCCAAAGGCTGGGGCGAGACCGTGGCCAAGGAGATCGCCGAGATCACCGGCCTGCCCTTCGTCACGGCGCCGAACAAATTTGAAGCCCTCGCGGCCCACGACGGCCTCGTGGAAATCTCGGGCGCGATCAAGACCGCCGCCGTGTCGATCTACAAGATCGCCTGCGACATCCGCATGTTGGGCAGCGGTCCGCGCTGCGGGTTGGGCGAATTGATCCTGCCGGAAAACGAACCCGGCTCCTCGATCATGCCGGGCAAGGTGAACCCGACGCAGGTCGAGGCGATCACGCAGGTCTGCGCCCATATCATGGGCAACGACGCCGCCGTCGGTTTTGCTGGCTCTCAGGGGCATTTCGAACTGAACGTGATGAAACCAATGATGGCCTACAACGTGTTGCAATCGCTGCAACTTTTGGGCGACGCGGCGATGGCCTTCACCGACAACTGCGTCGTCGGCATCAAGGCCGACCGCACGCGGATTGAAAAGCTGATGCGCGAATCGCTGATGCTGGTGACGGCGCTGGCGCCGACCATCGGCTATGACAACGCCACCACCGTCGCCAAGACCGCCCACAAGAACGGTACCACGCTGAAGGAAGAGGCCATCGCGCTTGGCTTCGTCGATGCCGAAACCTTCGACCGCGTGGTCCGCCCCGAAGACATGATCGGTCCGAAATGA
- a CDS encoding branched-chain amino acid ABC transporter permease, whose amino-acid sequence MEFLNGLVFLTNFVIVPALAYGAQLAIGALGVTLVYAILRFSNFAHGDTMAFGTAVTIKVTALLVALGITLGPLPTALLALPVGIIATGLLLLGTDWLVYKFYREQKAKPVILVIVSLGVMFVLNGVTRVFIGVRDIQFADGARFLFTVQQFKAWTGLDEGLAIRTTQAITLVTAAITVAVLFWFLNRTRTGKSMRAFSDNEDLALLSGIDPDRVVRVTWLIVAALATIAGVLYGLDKSFKAFTYFQLLLPIFAAAIVGGIGNPVGAIAGGFLIAFAEVTVTYPLKKVLTYWLPDGMGPDGLVQLLSGDYKFAVSFMILLIVLLFKPTGLFKGQNI is encoded by the coding sequence ATGGAATTTCTCAACGGCCTCGTCTTCCTGACCAACTTCGTTATCGTGCCGGCCCTTGCCTATGGCGCGCAGCTGGCGATCGGGGCGCTGGGGGTCACGCTGGTCTATGCGATCCTGCGGTTTTCCAATTTTGCCCATGGCGACACCATGGCATTCGGCACCGCCGTCACGATCAAGGTGACGGCCCTGCTGGTGGCGCTGGGCATCACGCTGGGGCCGCTGCCGACGGCCCTGCTGGCGCTGCCCGTGGGGATCATCGCGACGGGGCTGTTGCTTCTGGGGACCGATTGGCTCGTGTATAAATTCTACCGCGAGCAGAAGGCGAAGCCGGTGATCCTCGTGATCGTCAGCCTTGGCGTCATGTTCGTGCTGAACGGCGTGACACGCGTGTTCATCGGCGTGCGCGACATCCAGTTCGCGGACGGCGCGCGGTTCCTGTTCACCGTGCAGCAGTTCAAGGCCTGGACCGGTCTGGACGAGGGGCTGGCGATCCGCACCACACAGGCGATCACGCTGGTCACGGCGGCGATCACGGTTGCCGTGCTGTTCTGGTTCCTGAACAGGACGCGCACCGGCAAGTCGATGCGCGCGTTCTCAGATAACGAGGATCTGGCCCTGCTGTCGGGCATCGACCCGGACAGGGTGGTGCGGGTCACATGGCTGATCGTGGCGGCGCTCGCGACCATTGCCGGCGTGCTTTACGGTCTGGATAAATCCTTCAAGGCTTTCACTTACTTCCAGCTACTTCTTCCCATTTTTGCCGCCGCCATCGTCGGCGGGATCGGCAACCCGGTGGGCGCCATCGCCGGCGGGTTCCTGATCGCCTTTGCCGAGGTCACCGTGACCTATCCGCTGAAGAAGGTGCTGACCTACTGGCTGCCCGATGGCATGGGGCCGGACGGCCTCGTGCAGCTGCTGTCCGGTGACTACAAGTTCGCCGTCAGCTTCATGATCCTGCTGATCGTGCTGCTGTTCAAACCGACCGGCCTGTTCAAGGGGCAGAACATATGA
- a CDS encoding phytochelatin synthase family protein has protein sequence MRLLLPLLLAASPLAAQDAQPKLGPNAVPITADNAWLRDTPAPDYWAFAPFVKPQFTTSACSIATVTAALNGLTGLLPHAEDQVMTQQALLAQTGDPTWAALSAEGGDGVTFQQLADFTALALAADGLADRIVTVLQPTDDAAIEDVRAMLAENEATADNAILLYFNQGVVTGDWDGPHISLIGAYDAEADRVLILEVDQEWYIPYWTPVPVLMEAMTKPTSAEHGPLEGETGGLVMIGAPVG, from the coding sequence ATGCGCCTCCTCCTGCCCCTTCTCCTTGCCGCCAGCCCGCTCGCGGCACAGGACGCGCAGCCAAAGTTGGGGCCGAACGCCGTGCCGATCACCGCCGACAACGCCTGGCTGCGCGATACCCCCGCGCCGGATTACTGGGCCTTCGCGCCCTTCGTGAAACCGCAGTTCACCACCTCCGCCTGCTCCATCGCCACGGTCACGGCGGCGCTGAACGGCCTGACCGGCCTTTTGCCCCATGCCGAGGATCAGGTGATGACCCAGCAAGCCCTGCTGGCGCAGACCGGCGATCCCACTTGGGCCGCGCTGTCGGCAGAGGGGGGCGATGGCGTCACCTTCCAGCAACTGGCCGATTTCACCGCCCTTGCGCTGGCCGCCGACGGTCTGGCCGACCGCATCGTGACCGTGCTGCAGCCGACCGATGACGCCGCCATCGAAGACGTCCGTGCCATGCTGGCGGAAAACGAGGCCACCGCCGACAATGCGATCCTGCTCTATTTCAATCAGGGCGTCGTGACCGGCGACTGGGACGGACCGCATATCTCGCTGATCGGTGCCTATGACGCGGAGGCGGACCGCGTGCTGATCCTCGAGGTCGATCAGGAGTGGTATATCCCCTACTGGACGCCCGTCCCGGTGCTGATGGAGGCGATGACGAAACCCACGAGCGCCGAACACGGGCCCTTGGAGGGCGAGACCGGCGGCCTCGTGATGATCGGCGCCCCCGTCGGATGA
- a CDS encoding phosphatidylserine decarboxylase produces the protein MNMASTFIKPMHPEGRRFVAIFAAIAVVLFLIWQPLGWLGVLLTVWCYYFFRDPERVTPQRADLVISPADGIVSLIEPAVPPAELGMADTPLTRVSVFMNVFNCHVNRAPVSGTVKAIAYRPGKFFNASLDKASVDNERNSVAITMADGRDIAVVQIAGLVARRIVCFVKPDTALVPGERFGLIRFGSRLDVYLPEGVAPLVSLGQTMVAGETVIADLKG, from the coding sequence ATGAACATGGCCAGCACCTTCATCAAGCCGATGCACCCCGAAGGGCGCCGCTTCGTCGCGATCTTCGCGGCAATCGCGGTCGTGCTGTTCCTGATCTGGCAGCCGCTGGGCTGGCTGGGCGTGCTGCTGACGGTCTGGTGCTATTATTTCTTCCGCGACCCCGAACGTGTGACGCCGCAGCGGGCAGACCTCGTCATCAGCCCCGCCGACGGCATCGTCAGCCTGATCGAACCCGCCGTGCCACCGGCAGAGCTGGGGATGGCGGACACGCCCCTGACCCGCGTCAGCGTCTTCATGAACGTGTTCAACTGCCATGTGAACCGCGCCCCCGTGAGCGGCACGGTCAAGGCCATCGCCTATCGCCCCGGCAAGTTCTTCAACGCCTCCCTCGACAAGGCCAGCGTCGATAACGAGCGGAATTCCGTGGCGATCACCATGGCGGACGGGCGTGACATCGCCGTCGTGCAGATCGCGGGCCTTGTCGCGCGGCGCATCGTCTGTTTCGTCAAGCCCGACACGGCGCTCGTCCCCGGCGAACGCTTTGGTCTGATCCGCTTCGGCTCGCGCCTCGACGTCTATCTGCCAGAGGGGGTCGCGCCCTTGGTCAGCCTCGGCCAGACGATGGTCGCTGGCGAAACCGTCATCGCCGACCTGAAAGGTTAA